A single genomic interval of Musa acuminata AAA Group cultivar baxijiao chromosome BXJ3-4, Cavendish_Baxijiao_AAA, whole genome shotgun sequence harbors:
- the LOC103981958 gene encoding beta-amylase 3, chloroplastic, with protein MALTLRSSTSFMTNPIDPSKSHKASDESPSLLPLSPRKPACRLRAAKASNHGMIERAPAVHGGWKAEQLHGLSGVHGVPGGTARVPVYVMLPLDTVSPEGRLQRARALNASLMALRSAGVEGVMVDVWWGLVEKDGPLRYNWEPYLELAQMVERNGLKLQMVMSFHQCGGNVGDSCSVPLPPWVLEETRRDPDIVYADRLGRRNPEYISLGCDTLPVLMGRTPIQVYSDYMRSFKDRFNCYLGHVIVEIQVGMGPCGELRYPSYPESNGTWRFPGIGEFQCYDKYMKASLQAAAVAAGHEEWGKDGPHDAGHYNQFPEDTGFFRREGTWNTDYGKFFLEWYSGTLLEHGDRVLAAAEAIFRGTGAKLSGKVAGIHWHYRTRSHAAELTAGYYNTRFHDGYLPVAKMMATRGVVLNFTCMEMRDEQQPGHANCSPELIVRQVKQAAKAAGAELAGENALERYDEKAYSQVLATSRADDSIGLSAFTYLRMNKRLFEGENWRHFVSFVKNMSEGGRKVVPHKSDCSHSDLYVGHITGCKSSKMAEASAV; from the exons ATGGCCCTTACTCTACGTTCATCGACTTCTTTCATGACCAACCCCATCGACCCCAGCAAGAGCCACAAGGCCTCCGACGAGTCCCCCAGCTTGCTCCCCCTCAGCCCCCGTAAGCCTGCCTGCCGCCTCCGAGCGGCGAAAGCGTCCAACCACGGCATGATCGAGCGAGCACCGGCAGTGCACGGGGGCTGGAAGGCCGAGCAGCTCCACGGGCTCTCCGGCGTGCACGGAGTTCCCGGAGGGACGGCTCGGGTGCCGGTCTACGTGATGCTGCCACTGGACACGGTGTCGCCGGAGGGGAGACTGCAGAGGGCGAGGGCGCTGAACGCCAGCCTGATGGCCCTGCGCAGCGCCGGGGTGGAGGGGGTGATGGTGGACGTGTGGTGGGGGCTGGTCGAGAAGGACGGCCCCCTGCGCTACAACTGGGAGCCGTATCTGGAGCTGGCGCAGATGGTGGAGAGGAACGGGCTCAAGCTTCAGATGGTCATGTCCTTCCACCAGTGTGGCGGTAACGTGGGAGACTCTTGCAG CGTTCCATTGCCGCCATGGGTGCTTGAAGAGACGAGGAGGGATCCAGACATCGTGTACGCCGACAGATTAGGACGACGCAACCCCGAGTACATCTCGCTCGGCTGCGACACGTTGCCGGTGCTCATGGGGCGAACTCCCATCCAAGTCTATTCCGATTACATGAGAAGCTTCAAGGACAGATTCAACTGCTACCTCGGCCATGTCATTGTC GAAATCCAAGTAGGGATGGGCCCCTGTGGGGAGCTGAGGTACCCATCTTATCCTGAGAGCAATGGAACTTGGAGGTTTCCTGGGATTGGAGAATTCCAGTGCTATGACAAG TACATGAAAGCTTCTCTGCAAGCTGCTGCGGTTGCAGCCGGACATGAGGAGTGGGGCAAGGATGGGCCGCATGATGCTGGGCACTACAACCAGTTCCCGGAGGACACCGGCTTCTTCCGGAGAGAAGGCACGTGGAACACAGACTACGGCAAATTTTTCCTCGAATGGTACTCGGGAACGCTACTGGAGCACGGCGACCGCGTCCTGGCTGCAGCAGAGGCCATATTCCGCGGCACCGGCGCCAAACTATCCGGCAAAGTTGCAGGAATCCACTGGCACTACCGAACCCGTTCTCATGCAGCCGAGCTCACCGCCGGCTACTACAACACGAGGTTCCACGATGGCTACCTGCCCGTAGCAAAGATGATGGCGACGAGGGGCGTTGTCCTCAACTTCACGTGCATGGAGATGAGAGACGAGCAGCAACCAGGCCACGCCAACTGTTCGCCGGAGCTAATCGTTCGGCAGGTGAAGCAGGCGGCCAAGGCAGCCGGAGCGGAGCTGGCGGGGGAGAATGCATTGGAGAGATACGATGAGAAGGCGTACTCGCAGGTGTTGGCTACGAGCAGGGCCGACGACAGCATTGGCCTGAGTGCCTTCACCTACTTGAGGATGAACAAGAGGCTCTTTGAAGGTGAGAATTGGCGGCACTTCGTCTCGTTCGTGAAGAACATGTCGGAAGGTGGAAGGAAGGTTGTGCCCCACAAGAGTGATTGCAGCCACTCCGACCTCTACGTTGGTCACATCACCGGATGCAAGAGCTCGAAGATGGCTGAAGCATCCGCTGTCTGA